In Arthrobacter ramosus, one DNA window encodes the following:
- a CDS encoding ATP-dependent helicase, which translates to MSRFEDEASDVSLSLLQQKAIDSDSGAIVVLAGAGSGKTEVVARRVQRLLTTRDGVGRVLALSYTNKAAEELGERLRLRAGAESERVTTETIHGFAHSLLRQHSTRIGLPIEPEILTRDEDRVELLNQWLSSQGLGIAEDPLERLRKIDINRARAIDTAEVEDWRRALASLPALDYPALLDAALEILALKSVRRQLVRTYTHVVVDEAQNLTPAQYCLLTAMVGSPGEGPSVMLVGDDKQSIISFAGADPDLINRFARSYDAEIIELTENFRSAAIISSLARLIAGELGQDQSPAEPHAAPGSIEFISGADESDEARKISDWVEGLLQLGLPKDAVADGESVKMRAEDIAILGRSASALREIAKALEERDIAFSTSSDAEDWLEGLAGKVVLELIAFNAAARHVSPQWQLARLIDQDPETLKSREQIAATIRSHDNSLVAALAELVDETDMRRFIESLGALVRDSDASTSELASWNADVEEIEKAWRDYNANVDRDSRSWTDFRLFCSRRQRGSATQGVQLLTVHKSQGREFRAVAVVGMNEGQIPDFRAKSDGERASELRTFYVAVTRARRVLLLTRALRRTTRYGQRVTTPSPYLSFAERVTGMGKS; encoded by the coding sequence ATGTCGCGATTTGAAGACGAGGCCAGCGATGTCTCGCTGAGCCTCCTGCAACAGAAGGCGATTGACTCTGACTCTGGGGCAATCGTGGTGTTGGCTGGCGCTGGCAGTGGTAAGACCGAGGTTGTGGCGCGACGCGTGCAACGACTCCTTACAACCCGGGACGGCGTTGGGCGCGTCCTTGCACTGTCCTACACAAACAAGGCTGCGGAGGAGTTAGGGGAGCGCCTGCGATTGCGTGCCGGGGCCGAATCTGAGCGAGTTACGACCGAGACGATTCATGGGTTCGCTCACTCACTGCTTCGTCAGCACTCGACCAGAATCGGTTTGCCAATCGAACCAGAAATCCTGACCCGTGACGAGGATCGAGTCGAGCTGCTGAATCAGTGGCTGAGCAGCCAGGGGCTGGGAATCGCCGAAGATCCTCTTGAACGGTTACGCAAAATCGACATCAACCGTGCACGTGCGATTGACACTGCAGAGGTCGAGGACTGGCGCCGAGCTCTAGCCAGCCTCCCGGCCTTGGACTATCCGGCCCTTCTTGATGCGGCCCTTGAAATACTTGCCCTTAAGTCCGTTCGTCGACAGCTGGTGCGCACTTACACGCATGTCGTAGTCGATGAGGCTCAGAACCTGACACCTGCGCAATATTGTTTACTTACAGCCATGGTTGGGTCGCCCGGCGAAGGGCCCTCGGTGATGCTTGTCGGGGACGACAAGCAATCGATAATAAGCTTCGCGGGAGCCGACCCGGACTTAATCAACCGTTTCGCGCGTTCGTACGACGCAGAGATCATAGAGTTGACGGAAAACTTTAGGTCTGCGGCCATTATTAGCTCGCTTGCAAGGTTGATCGCAGGTGAACTTGGGCAGGACCAGTCTCCTGCAGAGCCTCACGCGGCGCCTGGGTCCATTGAATTTATCTCCGGAGCGGACGAAAGTGATGAAGCGCGGAAGATCAGCGACTGGGTGGAGGGTCTCCTTCAACTTGGTCTTCCCAAGGATGCAGTCGCTGACGGGGAGTCAGTCAAAATGCGAGCAGAAGATATCGCTATCCTCGGACGCTCTGCTTCAGCGCTTCGCGAAATAGCCAAGGCGCTTGAAGAAAGAGACATTGCTTTTTCGACGAGCAGTGATGCAGAAGACTGGTTGGAGGGACTTGCCGGAAAGGTAGTGCTGGAGCTTATTGCCTTTAACGCTGCTGCTCGACATGTTTCGCCTCAATGGCAACTGGCTCGACTGATCGATCAAGACCCGGAGACGTTGAAGTCTCGCGAGCAGATAGCGGCGACGATCCGTTCACATGACAATTCCCTCGTCGCAGCCCTTGCAGAGCTTGTTGACGAAACCGACATGCGCCGGTTCATCGAAAGTCTGGGCGCGTTGGTCCGCGATAGTGACGCGAGCACCTCCGAACTCGCCTCCTGGAACGCTGACGTCGAGGAGATCGAGAAGGCGTGGCGGGACTACAACGCCAACGTAGATCGCGACTCGCGTTCCTGGACGGACTTCCGCCTTTTTTGCTCGCGTCGTCAGCGTGGTTCGGCTACGCAAGGAGTACAGCTCCTAACTGTCCACAAATCTCAGGGGAGAGAGTTCCGTGCCGTCGCGGTCGTCGGTATGAATGAAGGTCAGATCCCCGATTTTCGGGCAAAGTCGGACGGTGAGCGAGCCAGCGAATTGCGGACCTTCTATGTTGCCGTGACTCGGGCACGGAGGGTTCTTCTTCTAACACGGGCACTTCGCCGCACGACACGATACGGGCAGCGAGTCACGACTCCTTCGCCATACCTGTCGTTCGCGGAGCGAGTGACGGGTATGGGCAAATCATAA
- a CDS encoding ATP-dependent nuclease: MNAMSGVPSDDMRQTGPYIERLIIRNFRGIKFCEIELEPRVTVLAGRNNAGKSRIISALQVALGGRPAEVDDFSVGKDITPEIDVIVSPGAPSRPEDDEEFESNFTQLFENRTQVLQETPLRERIAWRTRIARSAEGGGARAESFFLIFDSVSSKWDHLTSPTILSTRQRRAFAVDLINTGRDLRDELGRQGSSIRKVLSDLEIPEHQREPLETQLGQLSAQILAGSQTLKSVDDELSRLHSLVGSVGSPALNPLPASLEELGRLISIDLDTGAGPLPIRFHGAGSRSLSSLQVQGVLYERRLGRDGSAVPPTPITLVEEPEAHLHPQAAMELAELLVGMRGQKIVSTHSAHLVTSVDPASIRLVQTANDSTRIIDLGPASSDGTAVHRAFRPSLHKQEMEKLRRLVERPFGELLFSSCVVIGDGATERAFLPVALRHALGGKSHGITVVDPGSLANELASAAVKFSAMTNTPCFIFADSDEDGIAAVRTLQNSHATITPEVIWINGMDHSGTPVAGAIETMLMTFDEEVCLAACRAIQPGLTGDTMKQMKKLKGSSGTFLARALIDRHPDWHAWPTPLQELIRKIDVAI, encoded by the coding sequence ATGAACGCGATGTCAGGTGTGCCCTCGGACGATATGCGCCAAACTGGCCCCTACATCGAACGGCTAATTATTCGGAACTTTCGGGGGATTAAGTTCTGTGAGATCGAGTTGGAGCCGCGCGTCACTGTGCTGGCTGGGCGAAATAACGCAGGAAAATCAAGAATCATCTCTGCTTTGCAAGTTGCGCTTGGCGGGCGTCCCGCCGAGGTTGACGACTTCTCTGTTGGAAAAGATATCACTCCGGAGATCGATGTAATCGTTTCACCTGGCGCTCCTTCCCGACCTGAAGATGACGAAGAGTTTGAATCTAATTTCACACAGTTGTTTGAAAATAGGACGCAAGTACTCCAGGAGACACCGCTCCGCGAACGAATTGCCTGGCGAACGAGAATAGCCCGCTCTGCTGAGGGCGGTGGTGCACGAGCAGAATCATTCTTTCTGATATTTGACTCCGTCAGTAGCAAATGGGACCACTTGACATCGCCGACCATCTTGTCGACTAGACAACGGAGGGCCTTCGCGGTGGACCTGATCAACACAGGACGCGACTTGCGTGATGAGTTAGGGAGACAAGGATCAAGTATCCGGAAGGTACTCTCAGATCTCGAAATTCCTGAACACCAACGCGAACCGTTAGAGACCCAGCTTGGTCAGCTGAGTGCACAAATTCTTGCCGGCAGCCAAACCCTTAAATCAGTTGACGACGAACTATCTAGACTCCACTCCCTCGTAGGGAGTGTAGGTTCTCCGGCGCTGAATCCCCTTCCTGCAAGCCTTGAAGAGTTAGGTCGGCTCATCTCCATTGATTTGGATACGGGTGCGGGGCCGCTTCCGATTCGTTTTCATGGCGCGGGGTCGCGGAGCTTGTCCTCGTTGCAAGTGCAAGGTGTCTTGTACGAACGTCGGCTTGGTCGTGATGGAAGCGCTGTCCCTCCAACTCCGATTACCCTCGTGGAAGAACCCGAGGCGCACCTTCACCCACAGGCCGCAATGGAGCTAGCTGAGCTCTTGGTGGGTATGCGCGGGCAGAAAATTGTGAGCACCCACTCGGCTCATCTGGTTACGTCAGTCGACCCCGCTTCGATCCGACTGGTTCAGACTGCAAATGACTCGACGAGGATTATTGATCTCGGACCAGCGTCGAGCGATGGGACGGCCGTGCATCGTGCATTTCGACCAAGTCTCCATAAACAAGAAATGGAGAAATTGCGAAGACTTGTGGAAAGGCCTTTTGGGGAGCTTCTATTTTCGAGTTGCGTGGTCATTGGAGACGGAGCTACCGAGCGCGCGTTCCTGCCGGTCGCGCTGCGCCATGCGCTAGGCGGGAAGTCCCATGGAATCACTGTCGTAGATCCCGGCAGTTTGGCAAACGAGCTTGCCTCCGCCGCGGTGAAGTTCTCGGCAATGACTAACACACCGTGCTTTATCTTCGCTGACAGCGATGAGGATGGGATTGCTGCAGTTCGGACGCTGCAGAATTCCCACGCCACGATCACACCCGAAGTTATATGGATCAACGGCATGGACCACTCCGGGACTCCCGTGGCTGGCGCAATAGAAACCATGCTTATGACGTTTGACGAGGAAGTGTGTCTTGCGGCCTGTCGAGCCATTCAGCCAGGACTTACAGGCGACACGATGAAACAAATGAAGAAGCTCAAGGGTAGTTCGGGCACTTTTTTGGCTCGCGCTCTTATCGATCGCCACCCTGACTGGCATGCATGGCCCACCCCCCTACAAGAATTGATCCGGAAAATTGATGTCGCGATTTGA
- a CDS encoding DUF3841 domain-containing protein has translation MSSFPISEACPADAVPPGRIGYDISADQLLLHTLQSEEAFDALCSAGVLVSDPSRIDPFLVDAYDWLYRQMAARLTTAGDGAIWLWAQITRRDLVDSCGHSIGQVLLTCKVPRERVLLSHYGDWHSVLNKFPHIPELRGESDEDNTACMNRRYDDFVARLKAAGAWGAGIAAWPTDLRADVEQGWESIFDPGNYGRFESWQATMHTLRAEDIVKAVRIRR, from the coding sequence GTGTCGAGTTTTCCAATCAGCGAAGCCTGCCCTGCGGATGCCGTCCCGCCGGGGCGGATTGGCTACGACATTTCCGCCGACCAACTGCTTCTCCACACCCTTCAGAGCGAGGAAGCTTTCGATGCGCTCTGTTCGGCAGGTGTGCTCGTGTCTGATCCTTCCCGTATCGATCCTTTTCTTGTCGACGCCTACGACTGGCTCTACCGGCAGATGGCAGCACGACTCACCACGGCCGGGGACGGGGCGATCTGGCTCTGGGCCCAGATCACCCGCCGTGATCTTGTGGACAGTTGCGGGCACTCCATCGGGCAGGTTCTGCTGACCTGCAAGGTGCCGCGGGAACGTGTGCTGCTGTCCCACTACGGCGACTGGCATTCGGTCCTGAACAAGTTCCCGCATATCCCCGAGCTCCGCGGCGAAAGCGATGAAGACAACACCGCATGCATGAATCGCAGGTACGACGATTTCGTGGCACGACTCAAGGCCGCAGGAGCCTGGGGTGCGGGAATCGCGGCCTGGCCGACGGATTTGAGGGCCGACGTCGAGCAGGGATGGGAAAGCATCTTTGACCCCGGGAACTACGGTCGTTTCGAGTCCTGGCAGGCCACAATGCACACACTGCGCGCGGAAGACATCGTGAAAGCCGTCAGAATCCGGCGCTGA
- a CDS encoding SPFH domain-containing protein translates to MASIKRYPWISHFLGSPTGYVVHLQKGTVRHQGVGQAFWYRPVNSVLSEVPVDDQELPTLFHAITRDHQDVSVQANVTYRFIDPVAVSARLDFALQPAGPGAGPAPATGKEQVATIIGQLCQSHAIDQITTTTLAQALERGVSQLRTVLTEALRADTRLASTGIEILGVQVLAVRPESDVERALQTPVREQLQAEADRAVYERRAVAVERERTISENEMASQIELATRREHLVAQEGANARRDAEEKAAAGLIQAQAAAERQGINATAEANQIRLVGEAAAAREAATMEVYAGMEQATLLALALREAAGSLPSIGNLTITPDLLSGALAGLFQNPASRVVPAAGNATASGATGRSGI, encoded by the coding sequence ATGGCCAGCATCAAGCGCTACCCCTGGATCAGCCACTTCCTGGGCAGCCCCACCGGCTACGTCGTCCACCTGCAAAAAGGCACGGTCAGGCACCAGGGGGTGGGCCAGGCGTTCTGGTACCGGCCGGTGAACTCCGTACTCAGCGAAGTCCCCGTCGATGACCAGGAACTGCCCACGCTCTTCCACGCCATCACCCGCGACCACCAGGACGTAAGCGTCCAGGCCAACGTGACCTACCGCTTCATCGACCCCGTGGCCGTCTCCGCCCGGCTCGACTTCGCCCTCCAACCCGCCGGCCCCGGGGCAGGCCCGGCGCCGGCAACCGGGAAGGAGCAGGTCGCCACGATCATCGGCCAGCTATGCCAAAGCCACGCGATCGACCAGATCACCACCACCACCCTCGCCCAGGCCCTCGAACGCGGCGTCAGCCAACTCCGCACCGTGCTGACCGAAGCCCTCCGCGCGGACACACGGCTGGCGTCCACCGGCATCGAAATCCTCGGCGTGCAGGTCCTCGCGGTCCGGCCGGAGTCCGACGTCGAACGCGCCCTGCAGACGCCCGTCCGTGAACAGCTCCAGGCCGAAGCGGACCGAGCCGTGTACGAACGCCGGGCCGTCGCCGTCGAACGCGAACGGACCATATCCGAGAACGAAATGGCCAGCCAGATCGAACTCGCCACACGCCGCGAACACCTGGTCGCCCAGGAAGGCGCCAACGCACGGCGCGACGCCGAGGAAAAAGCCGCCGCAGGCCTCATCCAGGCCCAGGCCGCGGCCGAACGCCAAGGAATCAACGCCACCGCCGAAGCCAACCAGATCCGCCTCGTCGGCGAGGCGGCCGCCGCACGCGAAGCAGCCACCATGGAGGTCTACGCAGGTATGGAACAAGCGACCCTGCTCGCACTGGCCCTGCGCGAAGCAGCCGGATCCCTCCCCAGCATCGGCAACCTCACCATCACCCCCGACCTGCTCAGCGGCGCCCTCGCCGGACTGTTCCAGAACCCTGCCAGCAGGGTTGTTCCTGCTGCCGGAAATGCGACGGCGTCCGGCGCCACCGGCCGGTCCGGGATCTAG
- a CDS encoding NUDIX hydrolase translates to MPKSYPAPARFPVTVDVVALTVSEDVLKVLLITRLIEPFRGALALPGGFVLAGEDLMTAAGRELAEETGVEQIPGYLEQLGSYGPKGRDPRGDVLTVAHLLLAPNFPVLSAGSDAEHAAWYPVSQVLEGELKIAFDHERILADALERAKSKLEYSPLGAAFCGEEFTIAQLRAVYEAVWGTRLDPRNFHRKATGTPGFLEDTGKMTTGDAGRPAALFRLAQVARPSAGQPTPTVLNPPLMRPRGDA, encoded by the coding sequence ATGCCTAAGTCCTACCCGGCGCCAGCACGCTTCCCGGTCACCGTCGACGTCGTCGCACTCACCGTCTCCGAGGACGTCCTGAAGGTCCTGCTCATCACCCGCCTCATCGAGCCCTTCCGCGGCGCACTCGCCCTGCCGGGCGGCTTCGTGCTGGCCGGTGAAGACCTGATGACCGCGGCGGGCCGTGAACTGGCGGAGGAAACCGGAGTCGAGCAGATCCCGGGGTATTTGGAGCAACTGGGGAGTTACGGGCCGAAGGGGCGCGACCCGCGCGGGGATGTGCTCACCGTGGCCCACCTGCTGCTAGCACCAAACTTCCCCGTCCTGTCGGCCGGGAGCGACGCCGAGCACGCCGCCTGGTACCCGGTCAGCCAGGTGCTGGAGGGTGAATTGAAGATCGCCTTCGACCACGAGCGCATCCTTGCCGATGCCTTGGAACGGGCGAAATCAAAGCTCGAATACTCGCCGCTCGGAGCGGCGTTCTGTGGCGAGGAATTCACCATCGCCCAGCTCCGTGCCGTCTACGAGGCCGTGTGGGGTACGCGGCTGGACCCCCGGAATTTCCACCGCAAGGCCACGGGAACCCCCGGTTTCCTGGAAGACACCGGAAAGATGACGACGGGCGACGCTGGACGCCCCGCGGCGCTCTTCCGCCTCGCTCAGGTAGCCCGTCCCTCCGCGGGTCAACCGACTCCGACCGTGCTGAACCCGCCCCTTATGAGACCACGTGGTGATGCCTAG
- a CDS encoding GTP pyrophosphokinase, with protein MDERLESMYIVTEFLDRYGKEIDYYDQVARIVARRLEAALSGAGLRAIVTSRSKDLSRLQDKLKQRNARNPYTSVAGVYADIADLAGVRVALYFPGERDQVGKLITRLFDEYDSKREFPLDVNHSENRKFSGYSAVHYRVRLRSGDLEESEQRYSDANVEIQVASVLMHAWSEVEHDLVYKPEGAISPQEHSLLDQLNGLVLAGEISLEQLQKAGEARVAQEGRAFQNHYDLAAHLLSKASSLNLDEIDDSGMGRVDVLYSLLSELGKNTPEDLKPYLREIHGHLEKRPLAEQIIDAVLIEDQSLYEKYQRIRERIVGKPTAAGDSGEVHREIGAFLSAWVELERLLREVTLKEERVGAGLFDPKWFRNKGDSGRKTLFELMELRKFRNRLVHGIDAPSEEQLHASTEGVRAIIDELEKPENSV; from the coding sequence TTGGATGAACGCCTCGAGTCGATGTATATTGTCACGGAATTCTTGGATCGTTACGGCAAAGAAATCGACTACTATGACCAGGTAGCTCGCATAGTCGCACGCAGACTCGAAGCGGCCCTCTCGGGCGCCGGTCTGCGTGCCATAGTGACCAGCCGCTCAAAGGACCTCTCGCGACTGCAGGACAAACTTAAACAGCGCAACGCCCGGAATCCTTACACTTCCGTCGCCGGTGTATATGCCGACATCGCTGACCTAGCTGGCGTGCGGGTGGCTCTCTACTTTCCGGGCGAGCGCGATCAAGTCGGGAAACTCATTACGCGACTCTTCGACGAATACGACTCGAAGCGCGAATTCCCTCTAGACGTCAACCATTCGGAAAACAGAAAGTTCTCTGGCTACTCCGCAGTGCACTATAGAGTACGGCTTAGATCTGGCGACCTTGAGGAGTCGGAACAGCGATACTCTGACGCCAATGTTGAGATCCAAGTTGCGTCAGTGCTCATGCACGCGTGGTCGGAGGTTGAGCATGACCTCGTCTACAAGCCCGAGGGAGCTATTTCGCCGCAGGAACACTCGTTGCTTGATCAGCTCAACGGACTGGTTCTCGCAGGGGAGATCAGCCTGGAGCAACTGCAAAAAGCAGGAGAGGCGCGGGTCGCGCAGGAAGGCCGCGCTTTTCAAAATCACTACGACCTCGCTGCCCATCTTTTGAGTAAAGCGTCTTCATTGAATCTCGACGAGATCGACGATTCTGGGATGGGTCGAGTTGACGTCCTGTATTCCCTGCTGAGCGAATTAGGAAAGAATACACCCGAAGATTTGAAGCCCTATCTAAGGGAGATACACGGCCACCTTGAAAAACGACCTTTAGCCGAACAAATCATCGACGCCGTCCTTATTGAGGACCAAAGCCTCTACGAGAAATACCAGCGGATCCGCGAGAGAATCGTAGGAAAACCCACTGCGGCTGGTGACTCCGGCGAGGTCCACAGGGAGATTGGCGCATTCCTGAGCGCCTGGGTCGAGTTGGAACGATTGCTCAGAGAGGTGACTCTAAAGGAGGAACGGGTCGGCGCAGGACTCTTCGATCCTAAATGGTTCAGGAATAAAGGGGACAGTGGTCGAAAGACTTTGTTTGAACTTATGGAGTTAAGGAAGTTCAGGAATCGACTCGTACACGGGATCGATGCACCGTCAGAGGAGCAACTTCATGCTTCGACTGAAGGCGTGAGAGCGATCATCGACGAACTCGAAAAACCAGAGAACTCCGTCTAG
- a CDS encoding HEPN domain-containing protein, which produces MTTSPTSVRPSRWFRSSDTERIHPVHGAYEILSNGQPELRLHSSWDAFHPADFEASSSEFKLLHGDVFGTATTAVGNRYRSGSFSMNELMDCRIHPKYTFEGLWLSEDELNFTNVRVQFWDQDSWTGWRGHTVDRDLNGHVTSIVLQPDQILEAEHNGVAIRLVCTSASETTPGVAVSLQSTSRFELDFPEPISIERLLTDWLKPLEILVVSATGQLSGLSFIRLTNTQWETEGDHEDPTSSWVTMRTSFAPRAASSDQRVLTKHSLNDFDFAVQIPKVFDAVPRLQFPMDQYLSLVSHRAAGDLVRCTTAAQMVESLDRVLHPDAAAPEQTPIAVQVSEALKDAGIGNSRLRRDLRKFLNDRGNPTLEDRLRRLDQGVGNPVSSLINKTDWPKHVARVRNIVAHGLEESVVLTTDIRATRVATLICTMLFEAHWLKAIGFDDRTIKMKVGADGFRLALIQGQYESMEQLSDLRNAATVEPEDHA; this is translated from the coding sequence ATGACGACTTCGCCAACATCAGTTCGCCCGTCGAGGTGGTTTCGCAGTTCGGATACAGAACGCATTCATCCTGTTCACGGCGCCTATGAGATCTTGAGTAACGGACAGCCTGAACTGCGGCTTCATAGTTCTTGGGACGCGTTTCACCCTGCTGACTTCGAGGCCTCAAGCAGCGAGTTCAAACTTTTGCACGGTGACGTCTTTGGGACAGCTACCACTGCCGTCGGCAACAGGTACCGCTCCGGTTCTTTCAGCATGAACGAGCTGATGGACTGCCGCATCCACCCGAAGTACACGTTCGAAGGATTGTGGCTCTCCGAAGACGAACTGAACTTCACGAATGTGCGAGTCCAGTTTTGGGACCAAGACTCCTGGACGGGTTGGAGAGGCCATACGGTCGATCGAGATCTCAACGGTCACGTCACCTCAATCGTTCTCCAACCCGACCAGATTCTGGAAGCCGAGCACAATGGAGTGGCCATTCGCCTCGTCTGTACGTCTGCGTCCGAGACGACCCCCGGTGTCGCCGTTTCCCTTCAGAGCACAAGTCGCTTCGAGTTGGACTTCCCAGAACCGATATCCATCGAAAGACTACTCACCGATTGGCTAAAACCACTTGAAATCCTAGTCGTCTCCGCCACCGGACAACTTTCTGGATTGTCCTTCATTAGGCTGACCAACACTCAATGGGAGACCGAAGGTGATCACGAAGATCCCACAAGTTCGTGGGTCACGATGAGGACTTCGTTCGCGCCGCGCGCTGCCAGCTCCGATCAGCGAGTCCTGACAAAGCATTCGCTAAATGATTTCGATTTCGCCGTCCAGATTCCCAAAGTATTTGATGCCGTCCCACGCCTCCAGTTTCCGATGGATCAGTACCTTAGCCTGGTCAGCCACAGGGCCGCCGGGGACCTCGTTCGGTGCACAACGGCCGCCCAGATGGTCGAGTCCTTAGACCGAGTTCTACACCCGGACGCGGCCGCACCTGAACAGACGCCAATCGCCGTGCAGGTGAGCGAAGCGTTGAAGGACGCAGGCATAGGAAATTCCAGACTCCGGCGCGACCTAAGGAAGTTCTTAAACGACCGGGGAAATCCCACGCTGGAAGATCGCTTGAGACGACTTGACCAAGGCGTTGGAAACCCTGTTTCTAGCCTCATAAACAAGACCGACTGGCCCAAACATGTTGCCCGGGTAAGAAACATCGTGGCTCACGGCCTCGAAGAGTCAGTCGTCCTGACAACCGACATTCGAGCGACCCGCGTCGCAACCCTCATCTGCACCATGTTGTTCGAAGCTCATTGGCTCAAAGCCATCGGCTTTGACGATCGCACCATAAAAATGAAAGTCGGCGCTGATGGTTTCAGGCTGGCATTAATCCAGGGCCAATATGAATCCATGGAACAACTGTCAGACCTTCGAAACGCGGCAACGGTCGAACCCGAAGACCACGCTTGA
- a CDS encoding SOS response-associated peptidase, translating into MCGRYVVARAIGDLLAAFDIEESYVDELEPSYNVAPTDTVPLILDRSSGEGAPVTRKLVTARWGLVPSWAKDPKGGARLINARVETVTEKPSFRKAASARRGLLVGNGYYEWEKSPGGRKIPTYLHGLDDEILAFAALFENWPDPSLPNDHPDKWLRTATIITTAAPDALGHIHDRTPLIVPPEMFSDWLDPETTSEVDVRALLDSMPEPHLVPRVVSDRVNSVRNNGPELIQPAD; encoded by the coding sequence ATGTGTGGACGTTACGTGGTCGCCCGGGCGATCGGTGATCTTCTGGCTGCCTTCGACATCGAAGAGTCCTACGTCGATGAGTTGGAGCCTTCCTACAACGTGGCGCCGACTGACACGGTTCCGCTGATTCTGGACCGGAGTTCGGGAGAGGGCGCCCCCGTGACGAGGAAGCTAGTGACCGCCCGGTGGGGTCTGGTGCCTTCGTGGGCCAAGGACCCCAAGGGCGGCGCGAGGCTCATCAACGCCAGGGTGGAAACCGTCACCGAGAAGCCTTCCTTCCGCAAAGCCGCGTCGGCCAGGCGCGGTCTGCTCGTCGGCAACGGTTACTACGAGTGGGAGAAATCGCCGGGCGGCAGAAAGATCCCAACCTACTTGCACGGCCTCGATGACGAGATCTTGGCTTTCGCTGCGTTGTTCGAGAACTGGCCGGATCCGTCCCTGCCGAATGATCATCCGGACAAGTGGCTTCGGACGGCCACCATCATCACGACGGCGGCGCCGGACGCGCTTGGGCATATCCATGACCGGACGCCGCTGATCGTGCCGCCGGAGATGTTTTCGGATTGGCTGGATCCGGAGACCACCTCCGAGGTCGATGTACGTGCGCTGCTGGATTCCATGCCCGAACCACACTTGGTGCCTCGGGTCGTGAGCGACAGGGTGAATTCGGTGAGGAACAATGGCCCTGAGCTTATCCAACCGGCCGATTGA